A portion of the Lolium rigidum isolate FL_2022 chromosome 1, APGP_CSIRO_Lrig_0.1, whole genome shotgun sequence genome contains these proteins:
- the LOC124700831 gene encoding cold-responsive protein kinase 1-like, translating to MSCFSRIFKRTRGPQPQNDPWDEDLSGAENITRFSYKELDRATAKFDQSNKIGEGGYGPVYKGTLRDGTAVAVKVLSLQSRQGGREFLSELLTISDVSHKNLVKLHGCCVEGSHKILVYNYLENNSLAQTLLGSRKSGIQFNWNIRVNICIGVAQGLAYLHDGVRPHIVHRDIKASNILLDEDLTPKISDFGLAKLLPADVSHISTRVAGTLGYLAPEYAIRGQVTRKSDVYSFGVLLIEIVSGRCNTDTRLPYEDQILLEKTWTYYDQGELHEIIDSSLGDDLDVDEACRFLKVGLLCTKNVTKRRPDMASVLQMLRGEMDVDSQEITQPDVIRDFRDLKLRSKATSSTLLTSIMARSSPSSSSAGNTTRTSITFTAISDRD from the exons ATGAGTTGTTTTTCTCGCATTTTCAAAAGGACAAGGGGGCCCCAGCCGCAAAATGATCCATGGGATGAAG ACCTCTCTGGAGCTGAGAATATAACAAGATTCAGCTACAAGGAGCTCGATAGGGCAACGGCAAAATTTGATCAATCCAATAAGATTGGTGAGGGTGGTTACGGACCTGTGTACAAG GGAACACTTAGGGATGGAACCGCTGTTGCTGTAAAGGTGCTCTCTTTGCAATCTAGGCAAGGCGGGAGGGAATTTCTTAGTGAACTCCTTACGATATCTGATGTTTCCCATAAGAATCTTGTCAAACTTCATGGTTGTTGTGTGGAAGGAAGCCACAAGATCCTCGTCTATAATTATCTTGAAAATAATAGCCTTGCACAAACCCTTTTAG GTTCTCGGAAAAGCGGCATCCAGTTTAACTGGAATATTAGAGTAAATATTTGCATTGGTGTTGCCCAGGGACTAGCATACCTCCATGATGGCGTCCGCCCTCATATTGTCCACCGGGACATCAAAGCAAGCAATATACTTCTTGATGAGGATCTTACCCCAAAAATTTCTGATTTTGGTTTGGCAAAGCTTCTGCCAGCAGATGTATCACATATTAGCACAAGAGTCGCAGGAACACT AGGTTACCTGGCACCTGAATACGCCATCCGAGGACAAGTGACACGGAAGTCAGATGTTTACAGCTTTGGTGTTCTGCTTATTGAGATAGTCAGTGGAAGATGCAACACTGATACAAGACTGCCCTACGAAGACCAGATTCTTCTTGAGAAG ACATGGACATACTATGACCAGGGTGAACTGCACGAGATCATAGACAGTTCGTTGGGCGACGACCTGGATGTCGACGAAGCGTGCAGATTCCTGAAAGTTGGGCTCCTGTGCACCAAGAACGTCACGAAGCGCCGGCCCGACATGGCCTCTGTCCTCCAGATGCTGAGGGGCGAGATGGACGTGGACTCGCAGGAGATCACCCAGCCCGACGTGATCCGGGACTTCAGGGACCTGAAGCTGAGGAGCAAGGCGACGTCGTCGACGCTTCTGACCTCCATCATGGCGCGGTCCTccccgtcgtcgtcctccgccggCAACACCACCCGCACCTCCATCACGTTCACCGCCATATCGGACCGTGACTGA